A single Anopheles funestus chromosome 2RL, idAnoFuneDA-416_04, whole genome shotgun sequence DNA region contains:
- the LOC125765643 gene encoding WSCD family member AGAP003962 has translation MALRGWRLFGVAGTILVYVGGILFLSFVSLQGPQQKRGVHGPRGYGEFETVRNRDLGLMSKKPPLQWCTELHYLDAPVRAPRKPPKLLQTFPGHFVKKFSVYSYRGSGSSGNNQNLHSATGHTVQTGQANDGTAADGPSVVASGPGSLGSSSHPVRPNSDTSSNGKLVDSDSVRNGGGVAWHAKAQHSKPELTALVSFPGSGNTWLRYLLQQATGILTGSVYKDYGLLKSGFPAESVANTSVLVVKTHEWGPHAWAPYTKAILLIRDPERAILAEFNRQSGGHVGFASPDRYRRTKGRYWTQFVKNKLWAWEQTNLSWAKNFTGEVKLVFYDDLVENVEGTLRSILKFLNYTTDEELLACALMRKEGIYRRKKRILQFDPYSPAMHAAIDEKRAEVYAALGRYDAH, from the exons ATGGCACTGCGCGGCTGGCGACTGTTTGGGGTGGCCGGCACCATACTGGTGTACGTCGGCGGCATACTGTTCCTATCGTTCGTTAGCCTGCAGGGACCGCAGCAGAAGCGTGGCGTACACGGTCCGCGCGGCTACGGCGAGTTCGAAACGGTCCGCAACCGGGACCTCGGCCTGATGAGCAAGAAGCCACCGTTGCAGTGGTGCACCGAGCTGCACTATCTCGACGCACCGGTCCGTGCGCCACGCAAACCACCCAAGCTGCTGCAAACCTTCCCGGGCCACTTTGTGAAGAAGTTCAGCGTGTACAGCTACCGTGGCAGTGGTAGCAGCGGCAACAACCAGAACCTACACTCAGCAACCGGCCACACGGTACAGACGGGACAGGCGAACGATGGCACAGCCGCTGATGGTCCATCGGTCGTCGCGTCCGGTCCCGGTAGCCTGGGCAGTTCCTCGCATCCGGTACGGCCTAACAGCGACACATCTAGTAATGGTAAGCTAGTGGATAGTGATAGCGTAAgaaatggtggtggtgtggcGTGGCACGCGAAGGCACAACACTCGAAACCGGAACTGACGGCGCTCGTGTCATTCCCGGGCAGTGGTAATACCTGGCTGCGCTATCTGCTACAGCAAGCGACCG GCATTCTAACCGGTAGCGTGTACAAAGACTATGGGCTGCTGAAAAGTGGTTTCCCGGCGGAAAGTGTCGCCAACACGTCG gTATTGGTAGTCAAAACGCACGAATGGGGCCCGCACGCATGGGCCCCTTACACGAAAGCGATTTTACTGATACGTGATCCAGAAAGGGCCATTCTGGCGGAGTTTAATCGTCAATCTGGTGGTCACGTGGGATTTGCCTCGCCTGATCGCTACCGTAGGACCAAGGGTCGAT ATTGGActcaatttgtaaaaaataaactttgggCATGGGAACAAACGAATCTGTCGTGGGCGAAAAATTTCACCGGTGAGGTAAAGCTAGTCTTCTACGACGATCTGGTGGAGAACGTCGAAGGAACATTGCGCAGTATTTTGAAATTTCTCAACTATACGACGGATGAG GAGCTGTTGGCGTGCGCGCTGATGCGAAAGGAAGGTATTTACCGGCGCAAAAAGCGCATCCTTCAGTTCGACCCATACAGTCCGGCAATGCACGCAGCAATTGACGAAAAGCGTGCGGAAGTGTATGCAGCCCTCGGACGTTATGACGCacattga